One window from the genome of Amycolatopsis sp. NBC_01480 encodes:
- a CDS encoding FAD-dependent oxidoreductase, whose translation MSKSYDVVVVGGGAGGIGAAVGAARTGARALLVEQYPFLGGAATTSSVLTYCGFFDQRGERVVAGVGEQVLRQLRGLGAYEEKTMGWTGNRIVLLDTEATKLACDTVTAAAGVDVLLHTTLIGARREDGRVAEVELHHRGGREKVTAPAFVDASGDGALLAAADAGVRVEPVERRQTSTLVCRFGGVGRDADLSREGLRAAIAAYHQNTGVELARDYGIAVHLPLTGEVIALLVDAQVDVLDAAALSRDEAGARRQAWLYLDALRKHLPGWSGAYLIETGPQMGIRESRHLAGRDTLTGSDVLGARKRPEVSIARCGWPIEDHAGPGVTRYTELAGRGWYDVPYDTICSAGTGNVWGVGRLTSADAQAYASVRVMGTAFATGHAAGVAGAQYAGGTPHDVGAVRAELLRQDAIV comes from the coding sequence ATGAGCAAGTCGTACGACGTCGTTGTCGTCGGGGGCGGCGCGGGCGGTATCGGGGCGGCGGTGGGCGCCGCACGGACCGGGGCCAGGGCGCTCCTGGTGGAGCAGTACCCGTTTCTGGGCGGGGCGGCCACGACCAGCTCGGTGCTGACCTACTGCGGGTTCTTCGATCAGCGAGGCGAGCGCGTGGTCGCCGGGGTGGGCGAGCAGGTGCTCCGGCAGCTGCGAGGCCTCGGCGCGTACGAGGAAAAGACCATGGGCTGGACCGGCAACCGCATCGTTCTGCTCGACACCGAGGCGACCAAGCTGGCGTGCGACACCGTCACCGCCGCGGCCGGGGTCGACGTGCTCCTGCACACCACACTCATCGGCGCGCGTCGTGAAGACGGCAGGGTGGCCGAAGTCGAGCTGCACCATCGGGGTGGCCGCGAGAAGGTGACCGCGCCGGCCTTCGTCGACGCGAGCGGCGACGGCGCGCTCCTGGCGGCGGCGGACGCCGGTGTACGGGTGGAGCCGGTCGAGCGCCGGCAGACCAGCACGCTGGTCTGCCGCTTTGGCGGTGTCGGCCGGGACGCGGACCTTTCGCGCGAGGGTCTGCGGGCCGCGATCGCCGCCTACCACCAGAACACCGGCGTGGAGCTGGCCAGGGACTACGGCATCGCGGTGCACCTGCCGCTCACCGGCGAAGTCATCGCCCTGCTGGTCGATGCGCAGGTCGATGTGCTCGACGCGGCCGCGCTCAGCCGGGACGAGGCCGGCGCGCGCCGCCAGGCGTGGCTCTACCTGGACGCGCTGCGCAAGCACCTGCCCGGCTGGTCCGGCGCGTACCTGATCGAGACCGGACCCCAGATGGGCATCCGGGAAAGCCGGCACCTCGCCGGCCGGGACACGCTCACCGGTTCCGACGTACTCGGTGCGCGCAAGCGGCCCGAGGTTTCGATCGCCCGGTGTGGCTGGCCGATCGAGGACCACGCGGGTCCCGGCGTCACCCGCTACACCGAGCTGGCCGGGCGCGGCTGGTACGACGTGCCCTACGACACGATCTGCTCGGCCGGCACCGGCAACGTGTGGGGTGTAGGCCGTCTGACCAGTGCCGACGCTCAGGCCTACGCTTCCGTGCGCGTGATGGGTACGGCCTTCGCCACCGGGCATGCCGCCGGCGTCGCGGGCGCGCAGTACGCCGGCGGGACGCCGCACGACGTGGGCGCCGTCCGCGCGGAACTTCTCCGCCAGGACGCGATCGTCTGA